A genomic segment from Luteolibacter ambystomatis encodes:
- a CDS encoding histidinol-phosphatase gives MPADYHTHTPLCHHAEGEPEAYIDAAIAAGLTEYGISDHAPAIPEPFDDWRMAVADLPEYFSWLERARTHAAGRIPIRAGLECDWLAGCEGWIADLAGRYPWDYLIGSVHYLGDWDFDNPKWLGRWAESDVEAVWAHYWNTYAQMAESGLFDILGHADLVKKFAHVPGGDLDRFYEPAIDAIAASGCAIELNTAGWHKPCAQAYPAPRFLELACSAGIPLVISSDSHHPSEVARDFPKAIEWAKAAGYRETLLFEGRKRRSETL, from the coding sequence GTGCCTGCCGACTACCATACCCACACGCCGCTCTGCCATCACGCCGAAGGCGAGCCGGAAGCCTACATCGACGCCGCGATCGCCGCGGGCCTAACGGAATACGGGATTTCCGACCACGCCCCGGCCATCCCGGAACCCTTCGATGACTGGCGGATGGCGGTGGCGGACCTGCCGGAATATTTCTCCTGGCTGGAGCGCGCCCGGACCCACGCGGCAGGTCGGATCCCGATCCGGGCCGGTCTGGAGTGCGATTGGCTGGCGGGCTGCGAGGGCTGGATCGCGGATCTGGCCGGGCGCTACCCGTGGGACTACCTGATCGGCTCGGTCCACTATCTGGGCGACTGGGATTTCGACAATCCGAAGTGGCTGGGCCGCTGGGCAGAGTCCGATGTGGAGGCGGTATGGGCCCACTACTGGAACACCTACGCCCAAATGGCGGAAAGCGGCTTGTTCGACATTCTCGGCCACGCGGATCTGGTGAAAAAATTCGCCCACGTCCCCGGCGGCGACCTCGACCGCTTCTACGAACCGGCCATCGACGCCATCGCCGCCTCCGGCTGCGCCATCGAACTGAACACCGCCGGCTGGCACAAACCCTGTGCCCAGGCCTACCCAGCCCCGCGCTTTCTGGAACTGGCCTGCTCGGCGGGCATCCCGCTGGTCATTTCCTCCGACTCGCACCATCCCTCCGAAGTGGCGCGGGATTTCCCGAAGGCCATCGAATGGGCGAAGGCGGCGGGATATCGCGAGACGTTGCTGTTCGAGGGGAGGAAGCGGAGGAGCGAAACCCTCTAA
- a CDS encoding lysophospholipid acyltransferase family protein — MAAASRHEIRKSRKTAIFGTLAGGLMRLWCSTLRYEIVDRCKLGVPDGISGPVIYALWHNRLFSVPAAWKRLCGKHRGAAVLTSASHDGDVLSRAMSAFGIGAVRGSSSRRAIAALVGLKRSLEEGVDVCLTPDGPRGPRYKLQGGLVKLAQATGTPVVPVHVEVSSCWRLKSWDRFIIPKPFSRVRVIFDEALAVPAKLSDDAFEAERARIESILLAATHDPEPATPAP; from the coding sequence ATGGCCGCCGCCTCCCGCCACGAAATCCGCAAGAGCCGGAAAACCGCCATCTTCGGCACCCTCGCGGGCGGGTTGATGCGGCTGTGGTGCTCCACCCTGCGCTATGAGATCGTGGACCGCTGCAAGCTCGGCGTGCCCGATGGAATCTCCGGCCCGGTGATATACGCGCTGTGGCACAACCGCCTCTTCTCCGTCCCCGCCGCGTGGAAGCGCCTTTGTGGCAAGCACCGCGGCGCTGCCGTGCTCACCAGCGCCAGCCATGATGGTGATGTGCTTTCCCGCGCCATGTCCGCCTTTGGGATCGGAGCCGTGCGCGGCTCCAGCTCCCGCCGTGCCATCGCCGCTTTGGTGGGCCTGAAGCGTTCGCTGGAGGAGGGCGTGGACGTTTGTCTCACGCCGGATGGTCCGAGAGGCCCTCGCTACAAGCTGCAAGGCGGCCTCGTGAAACTCGCCCAAGCAACCGGCACGCCGGTGGTGCCTGTGCATGTGGAGGTCTCGTCCTGCTGGCGCTTGAAATCGTGGGACCGCTTCATCATTCCGAAGCCCTTCAGCCGTGTCCGCGTCATCTTCGACGAGGCGCTTGCCGTCCCGGCCAAGCTTTCCGACGATGCCTTCGAGGCCGAGCGCGCCCGCATCGAGTCCATTCTCCTCGCCGCCACCCACGATCCCGAACCTGCCACACCAGCCCCATGA
- a CDS encoding metallophosphoesterase family protein, protein MSHPSLNRRGFLTLGAATAASLPMGAAAAPDAAAALTILHITDIHLRPEYDAPARCRKILRAIRQKHRDINLVLNTGDSIYAADYKNITRERVEEQWKLWDEVVVSEFKGLPMLHTVGNHDPWWAAPEGDPMRGIPYVCKRLGIAEPWGHTKQGGWEIITLENSGGSLGKPQQDWLFQKLDSLPKNAPLLIAGHLPLFSLAGDYDGGNMSGAKAVIDKLAAREAPTVALSGHIHIQSSEALWNIRFHCNGALSGSWWEPGDRKDGSYKRTPMGYALLKLWPDGRSECRYMPLPA, encoded by the coding sequence ATGTCACACCCGTCCCTCAACCGCCGCGGCTTCCTCACCCTTGGTGCCGCGACCGCCGCCTCTCTGCCGATGGGCGCGGCAGCCGCTCCGGATGCCGCCGCGGCGCTTACCATTCTCCATATCACGGACATCCACCTGCGTCCGGAATACGATGCACCCGCCCGCTGCCGCAAGATCCTGCGTGCGATCCGCCAGAAGCACCGTGACATCAATCTCGTCCTCAATACCGGCGACAGCATCTACGCCGCCGACTACAAGAACATCACCCGCGAGCGTGTGGAGGAGCAGTGGAAGCTCTGGGACGAGGTTGTCGTGTCGGAGTTCAAGGGTCTGCCGATGCTTCACACCGTAGGCAACCACGATCCCTGGTGGGCTGCACCGGAGGGCGATCCGATGCGCGGTATTCCTTATGTCTGCAAGCGTCTTGGCATCGCGGAGCCATGGGGCCACACGAAACAAGGCGGCTGGGAAATCATCACGCTGGAGAACTCCGGTGGTTCGCTTGGCAAGCCGCAGCAGGACTGGCTGTTCCAGAAGCTCGATTCGCTGCCGAAGAACGCGCCGCTGCTCATCGCGGGACACCTGCCGTTGTTCTCGCTCGCGGGCGATTACGATGGCGGCAACATGAGCGGCGCGAAGGCGGTGATCGACAAGCTCGCCGCACGTGAAGCTCCGACCGTTGCCCTGAGCGGCCACATCCACATCCAGAGCAGCGAGGCCCTGTGGAATATCCGCTTCCACTGCAATGGTGCTCTCAGCGGCTCATGGTGGGAACCCGGAGACCGCAAGGACGGCAGCTACAAGCGCACGCCGATGGGCTACGCCCTCCTCAAGCTCTGGCCCGATGGCCGCAGCGAGTGCCGCTACATGCCGCTGCCGGCGTGA
- a CDS encoding phosphate acyltransferase, which yields MSTLSSEAPAGNAFTRHLIEALRRHPKRIVFTEGEDLRVLEAAARLVKEEAIAPILLGDRERIRALAADNGIKLTFINIIDPPKSSDFQLFCQRVDNMARYRDMQVGDAAEIVARPHYFGALMTQYGQADGLVGGNKALPAALFRALINTIKPLPSVPKIFGAMVLVGDHLKHLGGSGVLFMADCGLIPQPSVDQLAAIAVETGKVARHFLGRTAKVALLSHSTKGSAVTDEARKMIAATAIAQEVVRKEYLELEIEGELQADVALDPAAAEVKLPDSPFRQTADVLVFPNLDAGHISLKLLQHVAGAQGYGQLILGLARPAAQVPRTATVETIFGTAAAVGVEAIKSHQLFPDGEV from the coding sequence ATGTCGACCCTTTCCTCTGAAGCACCCGCCGGTAACGCGTTCACGCGGCACCTCATCGAAGCCCTCCGCCGGCACCCGAAACGCATCGTTTTCACCGAAGGGGAGGATCTGCGGGTGCTGGAAGCAGCGGCACGGCTGGTGAAGGAGGAAGCCATCGCCCCGATCCTGCTGGGCGACCGCGAGCGGATCCGTGCTCTGGCGGCCGACAACGGCATCAAGCTGACCTTCATCAACATCATCGATCCGCCGAAATCTTCGGATTTCCAGCTGTTCTGCCAGCGTGTCGACAACATGGCCCGCTACCGCGACATGCAGGTCGGCGATGCGGCGGAGATCGTCGCCCGCCCGCACTACTTTGGCGCACTGATGACCCAGTATGGCCAGGCGGACGGCTTGGTCGGTGGCAACAAGGCTCTCCCGGCCGCGTTGTTCCGCGCCCTGATCAACACCATCAAGCCGCTGCCCTCCGTGCCGAAGATCTTCGGTGCGATGGTTCTTGTGGGTGACCACCTGAAGCATCTCGGCGGCAGCGGCGTGCTGTTCATGGCGGATTGCGGCCTGATCCCGCAGCCGTCGGTGGACCAGCTCGCGGCCATCGCGGTGGAAACCGGCAAGGTTGCCCGTCATTTTCTCGGCCGCACGGCCAAGGTGGCGCTGCTCAGCCACTCCACCAAAGGCTCCGCCGTGACCGATGAGGCGCGCAAGATGATCGCCGCCACCGCCATCGCCCAAGAGGTGGTGCGGAAGGAGTATTTGGAATTGGAAATCGAAGGCGAACTCCAGGCGGACGTGGCCCTCGATCCGGCGGCTGCGGAGGTGAAGCTCCCGGACTCGCCCTTCCGCCAGACTGCGGACGTGCTCGTTTTCCCGAACCTCGATGCCGGTCACATTTCCCTGAAGCTGCTCCAGCACGTCGCCGGAGCGCAGGGCTACGGCCAGCTCATCCTCGGCCTTGCCCGCCCCGCCGCCCAAGTGCCGCGGACGGCCACGGTCGAAACCATCTTCGGCACCGCCGCCGCAGTCGGTGTGGAAGCCATCAAATCCCACCAGCTCTTCCCGGACGGCGAAGTGTGA
- a CDS encoding alpha-galactosidase — protein MFRFHILLMGLLGGLGSAQAGAETVRIGNDLVQRELTFDGKVWRTTKFIAGTESLETQSDEFHIRMMDDAEFTVADFVAEGKPVETKDGKTSVWTVRYHPAAGDKVAAIPATVTVRYTATPGERFIRKAVALEYSAEATVDRLEVERFSAKGDATRGGRGEPVFLGDRWFFGLEYPAGHSRHTDGNTPEPDKHHYELVGNYSFVDLQGRDKDAKGRPGLIRLFHFPGYAVKNGTTWQIVSKTAVAGGGAAGPVVDQFNAYIKTIEKPDRSFTHYNNWFDPAGKSLKVDSFIAIYKDFAKAVKPYGVKIDAMVPDDGWQDRKSVWEPAQRDFPGGFTDLVKLSEALKREGTELGLWLALDGTNTDIKWGESQGYVRAKANPYFSRYFAHYSLSHPAYQELLRKQLVRLAGEGKVGYFKHDFNHLSDIGEGNGHPPTDRHGHEANVDAMISLLKATRGANPQVYQNLTNWMWFSPWWLMHGDALWMLAGDDGANGNWPELSVRNMATTDRDTFLWRMWGDAKDRPLVPISRLMTHGIILNEKHQLEGPGDGVREWADHVMMYYGRGIQMKEWYITPKTATPEHWKALGTIHRWAERNFKALAKTEYVGGRPDEGHVYGYIGWDGSHGVLVTRNPSAETQTLEIPSPFTSGEIRSRVVFPYHADGAPVKRDGGTIRVEVPGYQTLAVEFDPGGSKTVAALSAVPTKVSGKEASAIVPSDVKGRVEVLVIGYPDLPEVKINGQVATPLRTSKARLNPFPGYARAGMPSDKARTWTMGSFDVKSSIGKEVRVSLADTDGKEGTAEAWLLVERAGKDASFPEATVPWAIDAGLRSQTVRLIAESPVTAVQTASRALTPAELSGIKAAKLTVGLFGVNDRTSGVKTLFLNGRKLVELPVVGDEWQNRPFDLDAEALKSLKASNTIEIRRSTAEDKFKFRGARLRVQLADGSWVQSSAQTGTQTTDKDWAFFEGEAFVSKEASAPVTLDFK, from the coding sequence ATGTTTCGATTTCACATTCTTTTGATGGGCTTGTTGGGTGGACTTGGCTCGGCGCAGGCCGGGGCCGAAACCGTGCGGATCGGCAACGATCTGGTGCAGCGCGAACTGACTTTCGATGGCAAGGTCTGGCGGACCACGAAGTTCATCGCCGGGACCGAGTCACTGGAGACGCAGAGCGATGAATTCCACATCCGCATGATGGATGACGCGGAGTTCACGGTGGCGGACTTCGTGGCGGAGGGAAAACCGGTTGAGACCAAGGACGGCAAAACCTCGGTCTGGACGGTGCGGTATCATCCCGCTGCGGGTGACAAGGTCGCGGCCATCCCCGCCACGGTGACGGTTCGCTATACCGCGACTCCCGGCGAGCGCTTCATCCGTAAGGCGGTGGCATTGGAATATTCCGCTGAGGCGACCGTGGATCGTCTGGAGGTCGAGCGCTTTTCCGCGAAGGGCGATGCCACCCGCGGCGGTCGCGGCGAGCCGGTGTTCCTCGGTGACCGTTGGTTCTTTGGCCTCGAATATCCCGCCGGTCACAGCCGCCACACCGATGGCAACACCCCCGAGCCGGACAAGCATCACTATGAGCTGGTAGGAAACTACAGTTTCGTGGACCTGCAAGGTCGCGACAAGGACGCGAAGGGGCGTCCGGGTCTCATCCGCCTGTTCCATTTCCCCGGCTATGCGGTGAAGAACGGCACCACCTGGCAGATCGTCAGCAAGACCGCGGTCGCCGGTGGCGGTGCGGCGGGGCCGGTGGTTGATCAGTTCAATGCTTACATCAAGACCATCGAGAAACCGGATCGCAGCTTCACGCACTACAACAACTGGTTCGACCCGGCGGGCAAGTCGCTCAAGGTCGACAGCTTCATCGCGATCTACAAGGACTTCGCCAAGGCGGTGAAGCCGTATGGCGTGAAGATCGATGCGATGGTGCCGGACGATGGATGGCAGGATCGCAAGTCGGTGTGGGAACCGGCTCAGCGCGATTTCCCCGGTGGCTTCACGGATCTGGTGAAACTCAGCGAGGCACTGAAGAGGGAAGGCACGGAGCTTGGTCTGTGGCTGGCGCTGGATGGCACCAACACCGATATCAAGTGGGGCGAGAGCCAGGGCTACGTGCGGGCGAAGGCGAATCCGTATTTTTCACGCTACTTCGCGCACTACTCGCTGAGCCATCCGGCCTATCAGGAGTTGCTGCGCAAGCAGCTCGTCCGCTTGGCGGGGGAGGGCAAGGTCGGCTACTTCAAGCATGACTTCAACCACCTTTCGGATATTGGCGAGGGCAACGGCCATCCGCCGACCGACCGCCACGGCCATGAGGCGAACGTGGACGCGATGATCTCGCTTTTGAAAGCGACACGCGGGGCGAATCCGCAGGTTTATCAGAACCTCACCAACTGGATGTGGTTCTCGCCATGGTGGCTGATGCACGGCGACGCGTTGTGGATGCTGGCGGGCGACGATGGAGCGAATGGCAACTGGCCGGAGCTTTCCGTGCGGAACATGGCCACCACCGACCGCGATACCTTCCTGTGGCGCATGTGGGGAGATGCGAAGGACCGTCCGCTGGTGCCGATCTCCCGCCTGATGACCCACGGCATCATTCTGAACGAGAAGCACCAGCTCGAAGGACCCGGTGATGGAGTCCGCGAATGGGCGGACCACGTGATGATGTACTATGGACGTGGTATCCAGATGAAGGAGTGGTACATCACGCCGAAGACCGCCACGCCGGAACACTGGAAGGCGCTGGGGACCATCCACCGCTGGGCGGAGAGGAATTTCAAGGCGCTGGCGAAGACCGAGTATGTCGGGGGGCGTCCGGACGAGGGCCATGTTTACGGTTACATCGGTTGGGATGGCTCCCACGGCGTACTGGTGACGCGGAATCCCTCCGCTGAAACGCAGACGTTGGAAATTCCATCGCCGTTCACCTCCGGCGAGATTCGCTCCCGGGTGGTGTTTCCCTATCATGCGGATGGAGCGCCGGTGAAGAGGGATGGCGGCACGATCCGCGTCGAGGTTCCCGGCTACCAGACCCTCGCCGTGGAGTTCGATCCGGGCGGCTCCAAGACGGTTGCCGCGCTTTCCGCCGTGCCGACGAAGGTTTCCGGCAAGGAAGCGTCCGCCATCGTGCCCTCGGATGTCAAAGGCCGCGTGGAGGTGCTGGTCATCGGTTATCCGGATCTCCCGGAGGTGAAGATCAACGGCCAGGTGGCCACTCCGCTCCGCACCAGCAAGGCGCGGCTCAATCCTTTCCCCGGCTATGCCCGCGCGGGCATGCCGAGCGACAAGGCGCGCACCTGGACGATGGGGTCCTTTGATGTGAAGTCTTCCATCGGCAAGGAAGTTCGTGTTTCGCTGGCAGATACGGATGGCAAGGAAGGAACCGCCGAGGCATGGTTGTTGGTCGAGCGGGCGGGCAAGGATGCTTCATTTCCCGAAGCCACGGTGCCATGGGCCATTGACGCGGGGCTGCGCAGCCAGACGGTGCGCTTGATCGCGGAGTCTCCGGTGACGGCTGTCCAAACGGCGTCGCGTGCCCTCACTCCGGCGGAACTTTCCGGCATCAAGGCGGCGAAGCTGACGGTCGGACTGTTCGGAGTGAACGACCGAACGTCCGGGGTGAAGACTCTTTTCCTGAATGGCCGGAAACTCGTCGAGTTGCCAGTGGTGGGGGATGAATGGCAGAACCGGCCGTTCGATCTGGATGCGGAGGCGCTGAAGAGTCTGAAGGCATCCAACACGATCGAAATCCGCCGCTCGACCGCGGAGGACAAGTTCAAGTTCCGTGGTGCCCGTCTGCGGGTGCAGCTCGCGGATGGATCATGGGTCCAGTCTTCCGCGCAAACCGGCACCCAGACGACCGACAAGGACTGGGCGTTTTTCGAGGGCGAGGCATTCGTGTCGAAGGAAGCGTCCGCGCCGGTGACGCTGGACTTCAAGTGA
- a CDS encoding SAM-dependent methyltransferase translates to MKTLGAARHYDTLDVWYRALWGEHLHHGIWLPETADHAEATANLLKAVATAARLQPGMRVCDVGCGYGGPARWLAANHGVDVTAVTVSAVQYKAAVGIEGYSRVSYELGDWLENTFPEGAFEAAVAIESVFHFEQPDRACREMVRVVKPGGRIVTAGWITADFVPGWARWLLIDPIRAAGEMPGLADEWTSRQWLEEVGAEVVSLERLGHRVDQSWLHAMGIALRELLRNPALRWETLRKPLQAFRLALSSLRIWTAYRWGMLDYLILAAERRR, encoded by the coding sequence GTGAAGACCCTCGGCGCGGCGCGGCACTACGACACGCTTGACGTGTGGTACCGCGCGCTGTGGGGGGAGCACCTCCATCATGGAATTTGGCTGCCGGAGACGGCGGACCATGCGGAGGCGACCGCGAATCTGTTGAAAGCGGTCGCCACCGCCGCCCGCCTCCAGCCCGGCATGCGGGTTTGCGATGTCGGCTGTGGTTATGGTGGCCCGGCCCGCTGGCTGGCTGCGAACCATGGGGTGGACGTGACTGCGGTGACTGTTTCCGCGGTCCAGTATAAAGCGGCGGTGGGGATCGAGGGGTATTCGCGGGTTTCCTATGAACTCGGGGACTGGCTGGAGAACACCTTTCCGGAGGGCGCCTTTGAAGCCGCGGTGGCCATCGAGTCCGTGTTCCATTTCGAGCAGCCTGACCGCGCCTGCCGCGAGATGGTGCGGGTGGTAAAGCCCGGTGGACGGATCGTGACGGCGGGGTGGATCACGGCGGATTTCGTGCCCGGCTGGGCGCGCTGGCTCCTGATCGATCCGATCCGCGCGGCCGGGGAAATGCCCGGCTTGGCGGACGAATGGACGAGCCGACAGTGGCTTGAGGAGGTGGGCGCGGAGGTGGTGTCCCTGGAGCGGCTCGGGCATCGGGTGGATCAATCCTGGCTGCATGCCATGGGCATTGCTCTCAGGGAATTGCTGCGGAATCCGGCATTGCGGTGGGAGACGCTGCGAAAGCCGCTGCAAGCGTTCCGTTTGGCTCTCAGTTCGTTGCGGATCTGGACTGCCTATCGGTGGGGGATGCTCGACTATCTGATTCTAGCGGCAGAAAGGCGGCGTTAG
- a CDS encoding nucleotide pyrophosphatase/phosphodiesterase family protein, with translation MRLAVINVVGLSKSLLPHAPFLKAFAEKNGLQSFKPAFPAVTCTAQSSMVTGTTPAEHGAVANGWYDRESAEVRFWKQSNHIVHGEKVWDTLRREIPGFTCAKLFWWYNMYSTADWSMTPRPLYPADGRKVFDIHTQPMGLREEVKADLGPFPFPAFWGPASGIASSEWIANSAKWTENKHSPTLSLVYLPHLDYSLQKVGPGDPSIPSEVAAIDRVVADLVSYYESRGVKSLILSEYGISPVNQPVHLNRIFRDKGWLSIKDELGLEALDCGGCKVFAVADHQIAHVYVNDRSLLGEVRALLEKTPGVDEVREGGGSGIGAERAGDLIAISKPEAWFTYYFWKDDAKAPDYARCIDIHRKPGYDPVELYLDPAIRFPKLKIAKFLLKKKLGFRGLMDVIPLDATLVKGSHGRDIVPEDERPVLLGASFPAHAAEDVFLAILAEFGK, from the coding sequence ATGCGCCTCGCCGTCATCAATGTCGTCGGTCTCTCGAAGTCGCTGCTGCCGCACGCGCCTTTCTTGAAGGCCTTTGCAGAGAAGAACGGTTTGCAGAGCTTCAAGCCCGCATTCCCCGCGGTGACCTGCACGGCGCAATCGTCGATGGTCACCGGCACTACGCCTGCGGAACATGGCGCGGTGGCGAACGGCTGGTATGACCGCGAGTCCGCCGAGGTGAGATTCTGGAAGCAGAGCAACCACATCGTTCACGGCGAGAAGGTGTGGGACACGTTGCGGCGCGAGATCCCCGGCTTCACCTGCGCGAAGCTGTTCTGGTGGTACAACATGTATTCCACCGCGGATTGGTCGATGACCCCGCGGCCGCTTTATCCCGCGGATGGCCGCAAGGTCTTCGATATCCACACCCAGCCGATGGGTCTGCGTGAGGAGGTGAAGGCGGATCTCGGGCCATTCCCATTCCCCGCGTTCTGGGGTCCGGCGTCCGGTATCGCGTCCTCCGAGTGGATCGCGAATTCGGCGAAGTGGACGGAGAACAAGCACAGCCCCACGCTGAGCCTCGTCTATCTGCCCCACCTCGACTATTCATTGCAGAAGGTCGGGCCGGGTGACCCGTCGATCCCCTCGGAGGTCGCCGCCATCGACCGCGTGGTGGCGGATCTCGTGAGCTACTATGAATCCCGTGGTGTCAAATCGCTGATTCTTTCCGAATACGGTATTTCACCGGTCAACCAGCCGGTTCATCTCAACCGGATCTTCCGCGACAAGGGCTGGCTGTCCATCAAGGACGAGCTTGGGCTGGAGGCGCTCGATTGCGGCGGCTGCAAGGTTTTTGCGGTGGCGGATCACCAGATCGCGCATGTCTATGTGAACGACCGCTCCCTGCTCGGCGAGGTCCGCGCCTTGCTCGAAAAAACTCCCGGTGTGGATGAAGTCCGCGAGGGTGGCGGATCTGGCATCGGCGCGGAAAGGGCGGGGGATCTCATCGCCATTTCGAAGCCGGAAGCATGGTTCACCTACTACTTCTGGAAGGATGATGCGAAGGCTCCCGACTATGCGCGGTGCATCGATATTCACCGCAAGCCGGGATACGATCCGGTGGAGCTTTATCTTGATCCGGCCATCCGTTTCCCGAAGCTGAAGATCGCGAAGTTCCTGCTGAAAAAGAAGCTCGGCTTTCGTGGGCTGATGGATGTCATCCCGTTGGATGCCACGCTGGTGAAGGGTTCGCATGGTCGTGACATCGTGCCGGAGGACGAGCGGCCCGTGCTATTGGGTGCATCCTTCCCAGCCCATGCCGCGGAGGATGTGTTCCTGGCCATTCTAGCCGAGTTCGGCAAGTAG
- a CDS encoding DUF5069 domain-containing protein — MNKIVPLISSGIAGPLGVLHLPRLWLKVSLASVGKLADGYPAIGKGFDKMVIDALGLTEDAVTEYVDEHHPTYPQFEEWIIEQKGSKTDAATIEKLNRAIRGYNHGDDTRRSILTEAGFDEDKPPFLDAINLNNLEDWAAFHDAELD, encoded by the coding sequence ATGAACAAAATCGTCCCTCTCATCAGCTCCGGCATCGCCGGTCCGCTCGGCGTGCTCCATTTGCCGCGCCTGTGGCTCAAGGTTTCCCTCGCCTCCGTGGGCAAGCTCGCCGACGGCTATCCCGCCATTGGCAAGGGGTTCGACAAGATGGTCATCGACGCGCTGGGGCTTACCGAGGATGCCGTGACCGAATACGTGGATGAGCACCATCCCACTTATCCGCAGTTCGAGGAATGGATCATCGAGCAGAAAGGCTCGAAGACCGACGCGGCCACCATCGAGAAGCTCAACCGTGCGATCCGCGGCTACAACCACGGTGATGACACCCGCAGGTCGATCCTTACGGAAGCCGGTTTCGATGAGGACAAGCCGCCGTTCCTTGATGCGATCAACCTGAACAACCTCGAAGACTGGGCCGCGTTTCATGACGCGGAGCTGGATTGA
- a CDS encoding GH25 family lysozyme translates to MKKLLLLIPLAGLLTQCGGGGSAGIPSPRHPQIINVSGYDPKEKQRAGRSYSEHDVSALRANGAQGLIARCGKGGVLDTKCADFLASADRAGMLVGAYYRLQNHVDAAAQADQFVTRMQQIARGRSWRTGRMLLCGDFDANSRLSDITRFIDRVESRTGVTPVIYLENSEHLKLMLRSADSATKAKLRRSPYWVALYSHESGAGRIFPAPGNPEGLVKQYDVWHDWTLWQYAGVDWQRGRSVPKHYSHGRFRSGPYFGSLDRPVERNVFNGSSGELAGFWARHGMAAH, encoded by the coding sequence ATGAAAAAGCTCCTGCTGCTCATCCCCCTTGCGGGGCTCCTCACCCAGTGCGGCGGCGGTGGTTCCGCCGGCATTCCCTCGCCGCGCCATCCGCAGATCATCAATGTCTCCGGCTACGATCCGAAGGAAAAGCAACGGGCGGGCCGCTCCTATTCCGAGCATGACGTTTCCGCTCTCCGTGCGAACGGAGCCCAGGGACTGATCGCCCGCTGCGGCAAGGGCGGCGTGCTCGATACGAAGTGCGCCGATTTCCTCGCCTCCGCGGACCGCGCCGGGATGCTGGTGGGTGCCTATTACCGCCTTCAGAACCACGTGGACGCCGCCGCGCAGGCCGACCAGTTCGTCACGCGCATGCAGCAGATCGCGCGGGGCCGTTCCTGGCGCACCGGCCGCATGCTGTTGTGCGGGGATTTCGATGCGAACTCCCGCCTTTCCGACATCACCCGCTTCATCGACCGCGTGGAATCCCGCACCGGGGTGACGCCCGTCATTTATCTGGAGAACAGCGAGCACCTGAAGCTGATGCTGCGTTCCGCCGATTCCGCCACGAAGGCGAAACTACGGCGTTCACCGTACTGGGTGGCGCTCTACTCGCACGAGAGCGGTGCGGGCCGGATCTTCCCGGCGCCGGGGAATCCGGAAGGCCTGGTGAAGCAGTATGACGTCTGGCACGACTGGACGCTGTGGCAGTATGCCGGTGTCGATTGGCAGCGCGGTCGTTCCGTGCCGAAGCATTATTCGCACGGCCGTTTCCGCTCCGGTCCGTATTTCGGCAGCCTCGACCGCCCGGTGGAGCGCAATGTCTTCAACGGCAGCTCCGGCGAACTGGCCGGATTCTGGGCGCGCCATGGCATGGCCGCCCATTGA
- the folD gene encoding bifunctional methylenetetrahydrofolate dehydrogenase/methenyltetrahydrofolate cyclohydrolase FolD — MSDFKIIDGKAVAASVLDEVRAETAELKARGVTPGLAVVLVGEDPASKVYVGAKDRTCRDLGLYSRKITLPTETTQEELLAVVRELNADPLIHGILVQSPPPKHINEEEIIRAIDPRKDVDGFHPQNVAKLALEDPSGFVPCTPAGSMRLLASAGVQTSGAEAVVIGRSMIVGKPMALLLMAKGSDATVTVAHSRSKDLPAICRRADIVIAAVGRPEMVKADWVKPGAVVIDVGINRVEDATAKNGYRLTGDVAYDEVAPKCAAITPVPGGVGPMTIAMLMKNTLQAARQLTA; from the coding sequence ATGAGCGATTTCAAAATCATCGACGGGAAAGCCGTCGCCGCCTCCGTTCTCGATGAAGTCCGTGCCGAAACCGCGGAACTGAAAGCCCGTGGCGTGACGCCCGGCCTGGCCGTGGTGCTCGTTGGTGAAGATCCGGCATCGAAGGTGTATGTCGGCGCGAAGGACCGCACCTGCCGCGATCTCGGCCTCTACTCCCGCAAGATCACCCTGCCGACCGAGACCACTCAGGAGGAACTTCTTGCCGTGGTCCGCGAGTTGAATGCCGATCCGCTCATCCACGGTATCCTGGTCCAGTCACCGCCGCCGAAGCACATCAACGAGGAGGAGATCATCCGTGCCATCGATCCGCGCAAGGATGTGGACGGCTTCCATCCGCAGAACGTCGCCAAGCTCGCGCTGGAAGACCCGTCCGGCTTCGTGCCCTGCACGCCCGCGGGCAGCATGCGCCTGCTCGCCTCCGCCGGAGTGCAGACCAGCGGTGCCGAGGCGGTCGTCATCGGCCGTTCGATGATCGTTGGCAAGCCGATGGCCCTGCTGCTCATGGCGAAGGGTTCCGATGCCACCGTGACCGTCGCTCACTCCCGCAGCAAGGATCTGCCCGCTATCTGCCGCCGTGCGGACATCGTCATCGCTGCTGTCGGCCGCCCGGAAATGGTGAAGGCCGATTGGGTCAAGCCGGGTGCGGTGGTGATCGACGTGGGCATCAACCGCGTCGAGGACGCCACCGCCAAGAACGGTTATCGTCTTACCGGTGACGTCGCCTACGACGAGGTCGCCCCGAAATGCGCCGCCATCACGCCGGTGCCCGGTGGTGTCGGTCCGATGACCATCGCCATGCTGATGAAGAACACGCTGCAGGCCGCGCGCCAGTTGACGGCGTAA